A window of the Streptomyces finlayi genome harbors these coding sequences:
- a CDS encoding GlxA family transcriptional regulator has translation MPASPLHHVAVLVLEGAKPLDVGIPAQVFTTRASMPYEVRVCGAAPGPVAGGDGLTYHVAHGIEALAWADIVFVPGYRHPDRDDPPQAVVDALIAAHHRGARLAAISTGAFALAATGLLDGKRATTHWHYTRALAEKRPLVRVDANVLFVDEGSVLTSAGAASGIDLCLHILRGDLGVSASNHAARRLVAAPYRSGGQAQYVPRSVPEPLGERFAATREWALHRLGEPLTLEVLARHAAVSPRTFSRRFVEDTGYTPMQWVMRARIDVARELLERSQRGVEQIAADVGLGTGANLRLHFQRILDTTPSEYRRTFAQGQ, from the coding sequence GTGCCAGCCTCACCCCTGCATCACGTCGCCGTCCTCGTGCTCGAAGGTGCGAAGCCTCTCGATGTCGGTATCCCCGCGCAGGTGTTCACGACCCGCGCGAGCATGCCGTACGAGGTGCGGGTGTGCGGCGCGGCACCCGGTCCCGTGGCCGGCGGCGACGGCCTCACGTACCACGTCGCCCACGGCATCGAGGCACTCGCGTGGGCTGACATCGTCTTCGTTCCCGGCTACCGGCACCCGGACCGTGACGATCCGCCGCAGGCCGTCGTCGACGCGCTGATCGCCGCCCACCACCGGGGCGCGCGGCTCGCCGCCATCTCCACGGGCGCCTTCGCGCTCGCCGCCACGGGTCTGCTCGACGGAAAGCGCGCCACGACGCACTGGCACTACACGCGGGCACTCGCGGAGAAGCGTCCACTCGTTCGGGTCGACGCGAACGTCCTGTTCGTCGACGAGGGCAGCGTGCTGACGTCGGCCGGCGCCGCCTCGGGCATCGACCTGTGCCTGCACATCCTGCGCGGCGATCTGGGGGTGTCCGCGTCGAACCACGCGGCGCGGCGCCTGGTGGCGGCCCCCTACCGCAGCGGGGGTCAGGCGCAGTACGTGCCGCGCAGTGTGCCCGAGCCGCTCGGCGAGCGGTTCGCCGCCACCCGGGAGTGGGCGCTGCACCGGCTCGGTGAGCCCCTCACCCTCGAAGTGCTCGCCCGGCACGCGGCGGTGTCGCCTCGCACGTTCTCGCGGCGCTTCGTCGAAGACACGGGGTACACGCCGATGCAGTGGGTCATGCGAGCCCGCATCGACGTGGCCCGTGAGCTGCTCGAGCGATCACAGCGGGGCGTCGAGCAGATCGCCGCCGACGTCGGCCTCGGCACCGGTGCGAATCTGCGGCTGCACTTCCAGCGCATCCTCGACACCACACCGAGCGAGTACCGGCGCACCTTCGCCCAGGGGCAGTAG
- the argC gene encoding N-acetyl-gamma-glutamyl-phosphate reductase, whose protein sequence is MVVRAAVAGASGYAGGELLRLLLAHPQVEIGALTAHSNAGQQLGSLQPHLRPLAGRVLEPTTAEVLAGHDVVFLALPHGQSAAVAEQLGDEVLVVDMGADFRLKDGADWEKFYGSAHAGTWPYGLPELPGGRAALEGAKRIAVPGCYPTAVSLALFPAYAAGLAEPEAVVVAASGSSGAGKALKPHLLGSEVMGNMSPYGVGGVHRHTPEMIQNLSAAAGEPVTVSFTPTLAPMPRGILATCSAKAKPGVTAQTLRTAYEKVFADEPFVDLLPEGRWPSTAAVHGSNAVQIQVAHDEAAGRIIVISAIDNLTKGTAGGALQSMNIALGIPEDTGLSTIGVAP, encoded by the coding sequence ATGGTGGTACGCGCAGCGGTGGCAGGAGCGAGCGGATACGCGGGCGGGGAGTTGCTCCGTCTCCTGCTGGCCCACCCGCAGGTCGAGATCGGGGCCCTCACCGCCCATTCCAACGCGGGACAGCAGCTCGGGTCCCTCCAGCCGCATCTGCGGCCGCTCGCCGGCCGGGTGCTCGAGCCGACCACCGCCGAGGTGCTCGCCGGGCACGACGTCGTCTTCCTCGCCCTCCCGCACGGCCAGTCCGCGGCCGTCGCCGAGCAACTGGGTGATGAGGTGCTCGTGGTCGACATGGGCGCCGACTTCCGGCTGAAGGACGGAGCCGACTGGGAGAAGTTCTACGGTTCGGCGCACGCCGGCACCTGGCCCTACGGGCTGCCCGAGCTGCCCGGCGGCCGGGCCGCGCTGGAAGGGGCCAAGCGCATCGCGGTGCCCGGCTGCTACCCGACCGCCGTCTCCCTCGCGCTCTTCCCCGCCTACGCCGCAGGCCTCGCCGAGCCCGAGGCCGTCGTCGTCGCCGCTTCCGGGAGCTCGGGGGCGGGCAAGGCGCTCAAGCCGCACCTCCTCGGTTCCGAGGTGATGGGCAACATGTCCCCGTACGGCGTCGGCGGAGTGCACCGGCACACGCCCGAGATGATCCAGAACCTCAGCGCCGCCGCAGGTGAGCCGGTGACCGTCTCCTTCACGCCGACCCTCGCCCCCATGCCCCGCGGCATCCTCGCCACGTGCAGCGCGAAGGCGAAGCCGGGCGTGACCGCCCAGACGCTGCGTACGGCGTACGAGAAGGTGTTCGCGGACGAGCCGTTCGTCGATCTGCTCCCCGAGGGCCGGTGGCCCTCCACGGCGGCCGTCCACGGTTCCAACGCCGTACAGATCCAGGTCGCCCACGACGAGGCCGCGGGCCGGATCATCGTGATCAGCGCCATCGACAACCTCACCAAGGGAACCGCCGGCGGCGCCCTGCAGAGCATGAACATCGCCCTCGGGATCCCCGAGGACACAGGTCTTTCCACGATCGGAGTCGCACCGTGA